Sequence from the Cucurbita pepo subsp. pepo cultivar mu-cu-16 chromosome LG02, ASM280686v2, whole genome shotgun sequence genome:
TTCTTACAAAGGGCCAAGTGATGGAGTTTCTTTGCACCTACGTGTCGAggacaaaaatgtaaattaaggTACGTTTGAATGCAATAATTTGACGTTGACATCCACGTCAACGTCCTAcggaaaaaattaaaaattagggaTTGCCCACATGTTGTTTAGACGATGCACAGAAAGACTAAGTCAATTGtgtctctttttttattggtttcgACCGCCGTGGACCACTTAAAATCCTGCAAAGACCCGCACACGTAAGGTTAGTAAATTAAGAAGGGATTAATGAAGaattaataaagaattaagaatttttttagttattttaaaatagttaaaattattattatttattaaaaaactgCTTTATACATGCGTCTCattattcaaaaataaattttataaaattaaatattaaaatgatttggagtgaatatattaatttttaaaatgattttgattatttggaaataaatttacaatttttgttttaaccCATGAAGACATAGTTGTCAAGTAGGACAACTCGAAGGGAATGCGTTACACGTTGGATGGTCCACTCATCTGACTTTATGTTGTGGTTGGGTAATTGACCGTACGCAATACAttcaaatcatttcaattttcgCAGCCCCcaactaaatattattatttattattattttaatatatattttttaatataaagtataTAAATACGGATGCACCAACATTTCAATTGAATTTCGTGTACTATGGATATTTAGTAGATATACAAATGTCCTATTCTTTTTCGAGCTAATCATTTTATGTCtcatatgtttatttattacatttttattttataactgcatgcaataatattttaaataatcacAACAATTATTAAAGGTTGGGTTGAAATTGGGACGTTGGGTAATTGGTGGTACGGTCATGTTTGTCGGATGTTCtaatcatgcttgtccaagatAGATTGCGTATGACCACATGCCGATTCCGATAATGTATGACCATTCGTCAAGATCATGTTTATAACTGTCAAGACTGAAATATGATTGACCATGTAATTTGTATGATTGAGTTACCGAAAATGAATATgcatatttgtaaaaaatacaatattaaacatgttaggaatcacggatctccacaaagatatgatattgttcattttgagcataagttctcatggttttgctttgtaCTTTCTCAAAATACCTCGTACtaatgaaaatagaattaattgattataaacagaTGATCactctctaaattagtcgatgtgtgagactttcatccaacaaaacaTACACATAATCACAAGTTTCAACCCTGTTAACTTGctgtaataatatttaaaaataatacaatataCAATTCTTTTTCGATCGAGAAGATACAAACCAGTGATTGAGCCATAACATTATAATATATCTATAAGAGATTatgttcatataaaattaaaataagggCCGTTTTCTCTCAGGTATAAGAGATCAATCAAGAATTCTCAATTTCTTAAGGAGATTGCGTATTAATATGGTATTTCTATGTATAATTTCCAATGCGACAAAAGTAAATTATAGATAGTATTGTTACAGGCaacgatgatgatgatcaaaTGGAATCCAAAGTCTGTTTGGATTCTTCTTTCGTGGAGTTTCTTTCAGTCGTCCACTTCtgggaaaggaaaaatcaaataaagttaAAGGTAAGGTATGAATTGGATGAGCAGCTTGAATTGTTTAACAATGGCGTTCTGTCTCTCTTTATTGCGATTAATGTGCGCTCAGTTGCTATGAATGAGATAATCAGTCATTTATTGAGTCTCTGAAAAATCTCCACCAGAAAGTTTTTGGGGGCAAGGATCTCAAATTCTGCTGAAACCAGCTACCTGTTCTTTAATCGATGCAATTATTGACATTCGGCGTCTTTCACTTTCTCGATCATTTAgtttcctctctctttctctctgtctGATTGACGAGTAGAACTGTGAATTGAAACAAAGAACGCCTAGCGGAAAGTGAAGTAAATAAttgtttcattatttttctgttgGTGACTTTGTGTTGGAATTTATGGCGGTTCACAATAGAACGTAGAATCATCGCTTGTGATTGGAGGTGATATTTAATAAGAGCGTTAAATTGGCGGACTCTATTGATTTCAGATTTGACTGGAAGTTGCTCAACTTAGAGGAGGTCGTGGACCGTCGGAGGCGATGGAGTTTTGAATGAAACTTCAAAATCCACTGTGAGTTTCCTGTTTCCTTCCACATTACCAGACGGCGATGGAATTTCAAGCTCACCGGCGGTATCTGCTAGATGtagttttattattgttattaattcaGTGTGGTTTAGGTCAGACGGATTCGTTGAACTCCAGTGCGGACTGGACGGCGTTATTTGGTCTCCGATCATCGTTAGGGTTAAGAGGCAAAGATTGGCCTATAAAAGCCGAGCCCTGTTCCTCTTGGACCGGAGTTCAGTGCAAAGCCGGTCGAGTTGTTGGGATCACCGTATCAGGACTGAAGCGAACTCGTAGTAGGCTGATCAGCCCTCGTTTCGCCGTCGATGCGCTTGCGAATTTTACCGCCTTGGTCTCATTCAACGCTTCTGGTTTCTTACTTCCTGGCTCCATTCCGGACTGGTTCGGTCAGTCTCTTGTTACGCTTCAAGTGCTTGATCTAAGCTCTTCTTCGATTGCTGGCCCAATACCCTCCTCCATTGGCAATTTAAGTAAGCTCACTGTTCTTCATTTATCTGGTAATAGTCTTACTGGTAGTATGCCTTCTGCAATCGGACAGTTATCTCAGTTATCTGTTCTTGATCTCTCGAGAAATCTGCTTACTGGGTCAATACCTCCCATTTTTTCATCTCTTAACAATCTTACACGGCTTGAACTTGCCTCGAATTTTTTATCTGGACCGATCCCACCCAATTTAGGCACTCTTAGTAAACTACAAGTGTTGAATCTTTCGGACAACAGTTTAACAGCATCCATACCAAGTGAACTGGGTAATCTATCAGCACTACTGGTGTTTGATCTTAGCATGAATTCGCTAACGGGTGTGCTACCTGTGAATTTGAAGGGGTTAAGGAATTTGGAAAAGATGTATATTGGAGATAACGGCTTAGAGGGCCATTTGCCAGATGATTTGTTTCGAAGTCTTTCTCAGTTACAAGTATTGGCTTTGAGAGGAAATAAACTTGATGGCGGTCTTAATCGTGACTTGCTAGCACACCCCAAATTGAAGTTTCTGGATGTATCTAACAACATCTTGACGGGTAGCTCGCCAAGTTTTGTTCCAAACAGTGTTGCTGtattcaatttctcaaacaaTTTTCTGTTTGGTCATCTAAATCTACCCTTCGAATTCCATGGGTCAATCGATTTATCAGGAAACTATTTCCAGGGTGTTGTACAGAACAAGAGTCATAATGTTAGCCTCCGAGGAAACTGCCTGAAAATGGTgccaaatcaaagaaattttgaGGATTGTAGCCTCTTCTACTCTGGGAAAACCTTAACTTTTGAAGGGTTTGGAGAAGGAAATCCGGACGAACTAGTGCATCGTTATGTTAAAAACAATCGCTTGAAGTTCATAATGGTGGGACTATTTGGTGGATTGGGCCTCGTTGTTATTTTTGTGGTTATCCTCGTATTGTTCTTGAAAATATGTGGCAAAGGTAAAGCAAATAAGAGAGCAAAATCTAATGATGAAGCCAGTCCTTCACTTCCAAAGGAACCGCTCTACTTCGCTGGTCTGGGAGATTCATTTACTTATGAGCAGATGCTACAAAGCACTGGGAATTTCAGCGAAGACAATCTTTTAAAACATGGTCACTCTGGAGATCTCTACAAGGGGTTCCTGGAGAGTGGCCTTCCTGTAGTGATTAAAAAGGTAAATATGCAGTATTTGAAGAATGAAAGGTACTCTCTAGAACTAGACTTTTTCAGCAAAGTATCGCATATGAGATTTGTTCCAGTCTTGGGGCACTGCTT
This genomic interval carries:
- the LOC111788770 gene encoding probable LRR receptor-like serine/threonine-protein kinase At2g16250, coding for MEFQAHRRYLLDVVLLLLLIQCGLGQTDSLNSSADWTALFGLRSSLGLRGKDWPIKAEPCSSWTGVQCKAGRVVGITVSGLKRTRSRLISPRFAVDALANFTALVSFNASGFLLPGSIPDWFGQSLVTLQVLDLSSSSIAGPIPSSIGNLSKLTVLHLSGNSLTGSMPSAIGQLSQLSVLDLSRNLLTGSIPPIFSSLNNLTRLELASNFLSGPIPPNLGTLSKLQVLNLSDNSLTASIPSELGNLSALLVFDLSMNSLTGVLPVNLKGLRNLEKMYIGDNGLEGHLPDDLFRSLSQLQVLALRGNKLDGGLNRDLLAHPKLKFLDVSNNILTGSSPSFVPNSVAVFNFSNNFLFGHLNLPFEFHGSIDLSGNYFQGVVQNKSHNVSLRGNCLKMVPNQRNFEDCSLFYSGKTLTFEGFGEGNPDELVHRYVKNNRLKFIMVGLFGGLGLVVIFVVILVLFLKICGKGKANKRAKSNDEASPSLPKEPLYFAGLGDSFTYEQMLQSTGNFSEDNLLKHGHSGDLYKGFLESGLPVVIKKVNMQYLKNERYSLELDFFSKVSHMRFVPVLGHCFEREDEKLLVYKCMPNGDLANCLQKVSSSEDDTVQSLDWIIRLKIAIGAAEALSYLHHECNPPLVHRDILASSILLDDKFEVRLGSLSEACVLGGDQHHNVFSRLRRTQQSSEQSSSGPSQASCSLDIYCFGKVLLELVTGKLGISKAEDSTTKEWLEYTLSNISIHDKELITKIVDPSLMIDDDLLEEVWAMAIIAKLCLNPKPSRRPLMRYILKALENPLRVIREESSSSGRLRTTSSRTSWSAAFHGSWRHSSSDVHRECGSGGSKQPGRISSYGSCGYDFLSSNKRLSSEIVPEPEEFRDVERQD